The following are encoded in a window of Thermoplasmatales archaeon genomic DNA:
- a CDS encoding MjaI family restriction endonuclease — protein MSKGFEEFNIIKLDFKNEVKKITGEEKKFPKYTTQIINLANQNAQGTRPKVVGQLSELIQQCPDKSYEGWRRWYLERYPDAIEKATKKISRMIEKMKEAMDLIDEKMVREWVEDLVITKTAKGLIIQEIILKTLADSVGCKWRLATPEEESKNIDGFIGSTPISIKPITYRSKKPTVREEIDVEMIFYKETDRYLYIYHNLDLD, from the coding sequence ATGTCTAAGGGGTTTGAAGAATTTAATATAATCAAATTGGATTTTAAAAATGAAGTGAAGAAAATAACTGGAGAAGAGAAAAAGTTCCCGAAATATACAACCCAGATTATCAATTTAGCTAATCAAAATGCTCAAGGCACGAGACCTAAGGTTGTTGGCCAGTTATCGGAACTGATACAGCAATGTCCTGATAAAAGTTATGAAGGTTGGCGAAGATGGTATTTGGAACGTTATCCTGATGCTATTGAAAAGGCAACAAAGAAAATTAGTCGGATGATAGAAAAGATGAAAGAGGCAATGGATTTAATAGATGAAAAGATGGTTAGGGAATGGGTAGAAGACTTGGTCATAACAAAAACTGCAAAGGGCCTAATAATCCAGGAGATTATTCTAAAGACTCTTGCAGATTCTGTAGGTTGCAAATGGCGTTTAGCAACACCAGAAGAAGAAAGTAAAAATATTGATGGATTTATCGGATCCACACCAATTTCTATTAAACCAATAACTTATAGATCAAAAAAGCCAACAGTAAGAGAAGAAATAGATGTTGAGATGATCTTCTATAAAGAAACTGACAGGTACCTTTATATTTACCATAACTTAGATCTCGATTAA
- a CDS encoding site-specific DNA-methyltransferase: MKKTIHKIYFKNANNMREVSDETINLVVTSPPYPMIEMWDKLFSKLNTKIKDLIKEGNGPKAYQLMHQELDKVWIEVDRVMAPGGIVCINIGDATRKVGDEFRLYPNHSRIISFFSESLGYQVLPFIIWRKQSNKPTKFMGSGMLPPNAYVTHEHEYILIFRKDGPRQFKTEEEKERRRESAYFWEERNKWFSDVWTDLTGVSQKLNHKGLRERAAAYPFELAYRLINMYSIIGDWVLDPFLGTGTTTAAAACTGRNSIGYEIDPNFKELIESRIAETIKFAKEVVMERIRKHMDFVKEKGGKYLSVNYGFRVVTGQERNIRLYLMKNYKKRDDNTLEVHYKEISALDIEKTYKKRVQAKLIEI; the protein is encoded by the coding sequence ATGAAAAAAACAATCCATAAAATTTATTTTAAAAATGCAAATAACATGAGGGAAGTCTCAGATGAAACTATAAACCTCGTTGTCACATCACCACCTTATCCTATGATTGAAATGTGGGACAAACTCTTCTCCAAACTAAACACAAAAATCAAAGATCTGATAAAAGAGGGTAATGGCCCAAAAGCTTATCAGTTAATGCACCAAGAATTAGACAAGGTCTGGATTGAAGTGGATAGAGTCATGGCTCCTGGGGGTATTGTCTGCATAAATATTGGTGATGCAACAAGGAAAGTTGGAGACGAGTTCAGATTGTATCCTAACCATAGCCGGATAATCAGTTTCTTTTCAGAAAGTCTTGGGTATCAGGTTTTGCCATTTATAATTTGGAGGAAGCAGTCAAATAAGCCAACAAAATTTATGGGTTCTGGGATGCTACCACCAAATGCTTATGTAACCCATGAACACGAATACATATTAATATTCCGAAAGGATGGGCCTCGCCAATTCAAAACAGAAGAGGAAAAGGAAAGAAGGAGAGAGAGCGCATACTTCTGGGAAGAGCGGAACAAGTGGTTCTCGGATGTATGGACAGATCTAACCGGTGTTTCACAAAAGCTAAACCATAAGGGTTTAAGGGAAAGAGCTGCGGCATATCCATTTGAACTTGCCTACAGGTTAATAAACATGTATTCAATAATTGGAGATTGGGTTTTAGATCCTTTTTTAGGTACAGGGACCACTACGGCTGCAGCGGCTTGTACGGGGAGAAATTCTATAGGTTATGAGATCGATCCTAACTTCAAGGAGTTGATAGAGTCAAGAATAGCTGAAACTATAAAGTTTGCCAAAGAAGTTGTCATGGAGCGTATAAGGAAGCATATGGATTTTGTCAAAGAAAAAGGTGGAAAATATTTATCGGTGAATTATGGGTTTAGGGTTGTAACGGGCCAAGAGCGAAATATTCGATTATATTTAATGAAAAATTATAAAAAAAGAGATGATAACACTTTAGAAGTCCATTATAAAGAAATAAGCGCATTAGATATAGAAAAAACCTATAAAAAGCGGGTGCAGGCCAAATTAATCGAGATCTAA
- a CDS encoding CopG family transcriptional regulator, with protein MTDHKKRVQVTFNKSQWNLIEKLRGEFGEKDADIVRNIILAWLAEKSFISSIAKKKEEQEHEKNNP; from the coding sequence ATGACTGATCATAAGAAGAGAGTTCAAGTTACTTTTAATAAAAGCCAATGGAACCTAATAGAAAAATTGAGGGGCGAATTCGGAGAAAAAGACGCCGATATCGTTAGAAATATCATTTTAGCTTGGTTAGCCGAAAAATCATTCATTTCTTCAATAGCAAAAAAGAAAGAGGAACAAGAGCATGAAAAAAACAATCCATAA